The segment CATGAAGAACCCCACCATCGCCCTGTTCGCTGCAGTTGCCCTGGTGTCCATCTTCCGTGGCTCCGGCATTGCCGATGTTGCTCTGAATCCCAACGCCTATCCTTCCATGCCTCTGGCCATGGCCAAGGCTGTGGCTGGCGTGGCCGGTAATGCATGGCCCGTTTTTGCCTCCTTCGTGGGTGGCCTGGGTGCCTTCATCACCGGTTCCAACACCGTCTCCGACCTGCTGTTCGCTGAATTCCAGTGGGGCGTTGCAACTCAGCTTGATCTGCCCCGTCAGATCATCGTGGCCGCGCAGGCTGTCGGTGGTGGCATGGGTAACATGATCTGCATCCACAACATCGTGGCTGTGTGCGCCGTTGTCGGTCTCTCCGGCATGGAAGGTCAGATTCTCAAGAAGACCGTCTGGCCCTTCCTGCTTTACGGCACCGTGGTTGGCATCGTTGCCAGCCTGATGAGCTTCGTCTTCCTTCCGCACCTTTTCTAGGTTCGGATTGAAGAGTCGCGCGTTGGTCCATGTCGGTATCCGACGCGCACAGGCAAAACCGAAACGCATTCCCCGGGGCTGGGCTTGCCCGGCCCCGGGGTCAACATACAAGACAAGAATCTTTAGGAGAATAAGTCCATGCCCAGTGATGCCCTTACTAAAGAATTTCAGGCCATCGTCGGAAAGGAAAATGTCCTGGAGTCCGAGGCCGATCGTCACTCCTACTCATATGACTCGGCTGTACTCGATCCGGTGGTTCCCGAACTGGCTGTCCGCCCCACCACGAGCGAGGAGCTGGGCAAGGTTGTCCGTCTCTGCAACCAGCACGGATTGCCTCTGACCCCCCGCGGGTCCGGGACAAACCTCTCCGGCGGCACCATTCCTGCGCAGGGTGGCATCGTGCTGCTGACCAATGCCCTCAATAAGATTGTCGAGATCAACGAGGAAGACCTCTACGCCGTGGTTCAGCCCGGTGTGGTGACCGCGACTTTTGCGAACGAAGTGGCCAAGCGCGGCCTGTTCTACCCCCCGGACCCGGGTTCTCAGGCTGTGTCCACCCTGGGTGGCAACGTGGCCGAAAACGCAGGTGGCCTGCGTGGCCTGAAGTACGGCGTGACCAAGGACTACGTCATGGGCGTCGATTTCTTCGATGTGAACGGCGAGCTGGTCAAGTCCGGTTCCCGTACCGTGAAGTGTGTGACCGGTCTGAATCTCTCCGCCCTCCAGGTGGCCTCCGAGGGCACCATGGGCGTGTTCAACGAAATCATCCTGAAGCTGGTTCCGCCCCCGGCGGCCAACAAGGCCATGATGGCCATCTTCGATGATATCGATAAAGCCTCCGAAACCGTGGCCTCCATCATTGCCCATCACATCGTGCCTTGCACCCTTGAGCTGCTGGACAACGCCACCATCAACTATGTCGAGGACTTCACCAAGGCCGGTCTGCCCACCAGCGCCCAGGCAATCCTGCTGATCGAAGTGGACGGCCATGCCGCCCAGGTCGCAGAGGAAGCCGAGAAGGTCGTGGAGTTGTGCAAGAAGGCTGGCGCTGTGGAAGTCAAGGCGGCCAAGGACGAGGCCGAGCGCAACAAGCTGTGGGAAGCCCGCCGCGCCGCGCTGCCTGCCCTTGCCCGTGCCAAACCGACCACCGTACTCGAGGACGCCACTGTGCCTCGTTCCCAGATTCCGGCCATGATTCGAGCTATCAACGAGATCGGCAAGAAGTACAGGCTTGATATCGGTACCTTCGGTCACGCTGGCGACGGCAACCTGCATCCGACCATCCTGTGCGACAAGCGGGACAAGGAAGAATTCCATCGCGTGGAAGAGGCCGTTGACGAGATCTTCGACGTGGCTCTGTCCCTCAAGGGAACCCTGTCTGGTGAGCACGGCATTGGCCTGGCCAAGTCCAAGTGGCTGGAGAAGGAAACCTCCCCCGCCACCATCGCTTATGCCAAGGCTTTGAAGGCTGCTATTGATCCCAAGGGGATCCTGAACCCCGGCAAGATCATCGGAGGTTAATGAAATGGCAGACCTCCATAAATTAGCCATCATGCTCCAGGAGCTTGACGATCAGATGGTCGCCTGCATGAAGTGCGGGATGTGCCAGGCTGTGTGTCCTGTCTTCGCGGAAACCATGAATGAGTCCGATGTGACCCGAGGCAAGATCGCTCTGCTGGAGAATCTGGCGCACGAGATGATTGCCGACGCTCAGGGTGTGAAGGAAAAACTGAACAAGTGTCTGTTGTGCGGTTCCTGTGCTGCCAACTGCCCCTCGGGCGTGCAGATCATGGACATCTTCCTGAAAGGCCGTGTCATCGTGAACGGTTATCTGGGGTTGTCCCCGGTCAAGAAGGCCATTTTCAGAGGCATGCTGACCAAGCCGACCCTGTTCAATGCGCTCTTGTCCTTTGGTGGGAAGTTCCAGGGACTGTTCACCTCCAAGGTGGACGACCTGCTGGGTTCTTCCTGCTCGAAGATCATGTCTCCGCTGATCGGTGATCGTCATTTCCTGACCCTGGCTGAAAAGCCGTTCCGCAAGATCGCTTCCGGACTGGACACTGCCCCCGGCAAGTCCGGCCTGAAGGTGGCGTTCTTCCCCGGTTGTGTTGTGGACAAGATGCTACCCCATGTGGGCGAGGCTGTGCTCAAGGTCATGAAGCACCACGGCGTTGGCGTGTTCCTGCCCAAGGGACAGGCCTGCTGCGGTATTCCGACTCTGAGTTCCGGTGATCGTGAGTCCTTTGACAAGCTGGTGAAGCTTAACGTCAAGGCCTTCAGGAAGGGCAAATACGATGCGTTGATCACTCCCTGTGCCACCTGCACTGCCACCATCAAGGAAATGTGGCCCAAGTTCGCCGAGAATTATCCCGCCGAACTCAAGGCCGATGTTCTGGCCATGGCCGAGAAAGCCATGGATGTGAGTCAATTCCTGGTGGACAAGGTTGGAGTCAAGACCGTGGATTCTCCCACTGGCGGCACGCGCGTGACGTATCACGACCCTTGCCACCTGGTGAAATCTCTCGGTGTTTCCGCTCAGCCCCGCACGGTGTTGGGTGCCTGCAAGGATTATGATTTTGTTGAAATGTCTGAGGCGAATCGCTGTTGCGGCAACGGCGGTACCTTCAATCTACATCATTACGAGGTCTCCAAGAAGATTGGCCAGCGCAAGCGCGACAATGTCGTTGCTTCCAAGGCCGACGTTGTGGCCACGAGCTGTCCTGCCTGCATGATGCAGCTGACGGATACGCTCTCTCGTAACGGCGACCGCATCGCCGTGCGCCACGCCGTGGAAATCTACGCGGAGTCCCTGGATTAGTCAGGCTTGGGCGGGCCTTCGGGTCCGCCCTGAGCCTTTTGAGGAGCCCGAATCCATGTCCAAGTCCCTGTACATCACCGCCACCGAGTCACGAAGCGGGAAGAGCGCCATCGCCCTGGGCGTCATGCAGATGCTGTTGAACGATCTGCGCAATGTGGCCTTCTTCCGCCCGATCATCAATGACAACGTGGGGGGCCGCCCGGATCACGATATCAATCTGATCCTGACGCATTTCAATCTCGAAATTCCCTATGAGGATACATATGCCTACACGCTTTCCGAAGCGCGTGAGCTGATTAATGCGGGCCAGCATGCTTTGCTTCTCGAAAACATCTTGAACAAGTTCAAGACGCTGGAGAGCAGCTATGATTTCGTGCTGTGTGAAGGGTCCGATTTTTTGGGCAAAGACCCGGCGTTTGAGTTCGAACTCAATGCCGATATTGCCGCCAACATGGGCGCTCCTGTCATCCTGGTGGCCAGCGGCAGGAACAAGGGCTTCAAGGAAGTGGTCGAATCGACCCAACTGACCATCGAGACCCTGGAAGAGAAGGGCCTCGATCTCGTGGCCTGCATCGTCAACCGTGTCGAGAACGGTGATGGTGCGGAGATCACCGGCAACCTGAAGTGCAAGATTCGTTGCGAACAGCCGCTTCTGGTCTATGCCATTTCCGAGGATGCCTCGCTGGGCAATCCCACCATGGGTGATGTGAGTAAGTGGCTGAACGGACAGATTCTGTACGGGCACGGGCGCATGGATACCCTGGTTCAGGAATATGTCATCGCCGCCATGCAGGTCGGCAATTTTCTGGAATACACTTCTGCGGGAAGCCTGATCATCACCCCCGGTGATCGCGAGGACATCATTCTCGCCAGCCTGGCTTCGCGGCTTTCGTCTTCCTATCCCGATGTGGCGGGCATCCTGCTGACCGGCGGGTTGCAGCCTTCCACCAATGTCCATCGTCTGATCGAAGGATGGACTGGTGTTCCGGTTCCTGTGGTGTCCGTGCCGGACAACACCTTCAAGACCACCCGCCTGCTGTCCGAACTCTACGGGCGCATTGATCCCGAGGATCAGCGCAAGATCGCCTCGGCTCTGGGCAATTTTGAATCCTGTGTGGATGTGCCGGAACTGAGTGGTCGCCTCGGGCAGACCAAAGCCCGGCGCGTGACCCCCAAGATGTTCGAATACAATCTGGTGGCACAGGCCAAGGCCAACAAGATGCGCATCGTGATGCCCGAGGGTGACTGCGAGCGTGTGCTGCGTGCGGCAGATATCCTGTCCCGCCGGGGTGTGGCTGATCTGGTGCTGCTCGGTCGTGAGGACAATATCAGAGCCAAGATTTCCAATCTGGGGTTGACTCTGGAGAACGTCCAGATTGTGGATCCGACCAAAAGCGAACATCTGGAAGCGTATGCCGAGGCCTATTTCGAAGCCCGCAAGCACAAGGGCATTCTTCTGGAAGACGCCCGCGATCGCATGCAGGACGCCACCTACTTCGGAACCATGATGGTCCAGAAGGGTGATGCCGACGGCATGGTCTCCGGTGCGCAGAACACCACGGCCCATACCATCCGCCCGGCCTTCGAGTTCGTGAAGACCAAGCCCGGTGCGAGTATCGTTTCCTCCGTGTTCCTGATGTGCATGAAGGATCGCGTTCATGTGTACGGCGATTGCGCGGTGAACCCTGATCCCAATGCCGAGCAACTGGCCGAGATCGCCCTGGGTTCTGCCGAGACCGCTCGTGTCTTCGGTGTCGAGCCCCGTGTGGCCATGCTGTCGTATTCCACCGGCCAGTCCGGTCGGGGTGAACAGGTGGACAAGGTCAAGGAAGCGACCCGTATCGCTCAGGAACGCGGCGTCGAGGGCGTGGCCATTGAAGGTCCCTTGCAGTTCGATGCCGCAGTGGACCCTGACGTGGCCAAGACCAAGATGCCCAACAGCGAAGTGGCTGGCAGGGCGACCGTGTTCATCTTCCCGGACCTGAACACCGGCAACAATACTTACAAGGCAGTGCAGCGTTCTTCGGGCGCCGTGGCCATTGGCCCGGTCTTGCAGGGTTTGAACAAGCCCGTGAACGACCTGTCCCGAGGTTGCACTGTTCCCGATATCGTCAACACCGTGGCCATCACCGCCATCCAGGCGCAGGCCGAAAAAGGACTGATTTAACATGAAGATTCTGGTCATCAACTCTGGCAGCTCGTCCATTAAATACCAGCTGTTGGATATGGAAAACGACAGCGTGCTGGCTTCCGGCGTGATCGAATGCATCGGGCTGGAGCAGGGCATTCTGACCCACAAGAAAGCCCCTGACACCGATGCCGCAATAAAGATTGTTGTCGAACAGCCCATCCCCGATCACGCAGTGGGAATGCATCTGGCGGTTGACGCACTGACCCATCCCGAGCATGGCGTCATCACCGATGCCTCCGAGATTGACGGCGTTGGTCACCGCATCGTGCATGGTGGTGAGAAATTCACCACTCCGATGCTTGTCGATCAATCCGTGATTGATGGCATCAGAGAGGTCGCCGATTTGGCGCCCCTGCACAATCTTGCCCACCTGACGGGCATTGAAGTGGCTCAGTCCATCTTCAAGTGCAAGCATGTGACCGTGTTCGATACAGCCTTCCATCAGACCATGCCTGCCAAGGCATACCAGTACGCCATCCCTTATGAGATCTACGAGGAGCTGCACGTGCGCCGTTATGGCTTCCACGGCACCTCTCACAAATACGTGGCCCGGCGTACCGCCGAGCTGCTGGGCAAGCCTGCCGAGGACCTGAACATCATCACCGTGCACCTGGGCAACGGTTCGTCCCTCGCTGCCATTCAGGGCGGCAAGTGCATCGACACCTCCATGGGCATGACTCCTCTGGCCGGTGTGATCATGGGCACCCGCTCGGGCAACGTCGATCCCGCTGTGCTGAAGTTCATCGCCGAGAAAAAGGGCCTGAGCATTCAGGAAGTCGAGGAAATGCTGACCAAGCGCTCCGGACTGGTGGGCATCTGTGGCATGAGCGACATGCGTGACATTCATTCCGCCATCGAAAAGGGCGACGAGCGTGCCAAGCTGGCCCTGGATATGGTTTGCCACCGGGTGCGTCAGTATATTGGTGCCTACTGGGCCGAGCTGGGTCGGGTGGATGCCATCGTCTTTACCGCAGGCATTGGCGAGAACGACGACATCGTGCGTCTGGGTGTCCTGAAGGGCATGGAGCCCATGGGTGTGATTCTGGACGAGGCCGCCAATGCCAAGCGCGCCGGGGAATGGGCACGCATCAGTACTCCTGAGAGCAAGGTGGACGTGCTTGTAGTTCGCACCAATGAAGAGCTTGAGATCGCACGCGAGACAGTCAAATTCGTTAAATAGAAGTGAGAAATAGACCTCTCCGGCCCTGGGGACTGGGCCGGAGGGGATCAATTACCAGGGAGTAAGAAATGACAGCGACAAAGAACGTGGTGGAGACTTTCACTACCAAGGCGGGACTCGTTTCTGCGGTCGTCTCCGAGGTGAAAACCTTGAAAGAGGCCTACGAGTACACCGTTGATTTGTGCGATAAGAAAGAGATGTGCCAACTGCTGGTTTCCGGCTGTGAGTTGAATCTTTCCGAAGGGTCCGAGAAGCTCTGCGAAGAGAAGACCAGCAAGATCATTGCTGCTCCTGGCATGAAGAAGCAACAGTACAGCGCTCTGGCAAAGCTGGCCGAAGGCAAGGGCTTTGAACTTATCGACAGCGGCCTGCGCAAGTATCTGGCTGGCATCGACATCGGGTTCACTATCTGTGACCTGGGCATCGCCGAGACAGGCACTCTGGTCCTGAATTCCGCAAGCGAAGATGTCCGTCTTGCCACCATGGTCGCCGAAACGCATGTGGCCGTGCTTCCCAAATCCAAGTTGCGCGCGACTTCCTATGATGCCGAGGCCGAAGTGCTCGAATTCATGAAGAACATCCCCAATTATTTGGCCTTTATTACCGGCGCTTCCCGTACCGCCGATATCGAACGTGTTCTGGCCCTGGGTGTTCACGGTCCGCTGGAACTGCACATCCTGCTCTGGGAGGACAAATAATCATGCAAGATACTAAAAATCTCCAAGGCTACCGTGAGGATTGCAAGGAAGCCCTGAATGACGAGTTTCTGCGCGAGGCAATGGACGCTTTTGCCATTGCCTACCGCACCAACCGTGCCAATGCCTTTGCCGACATGGATGAGCGAGATCTGATCGCCAAGATTGCCGACGCCAAGGACGCTGGAATCAGCCGCTTGCCCGAGCTGTATGCAGAGTTCAAGGCCAATGCGGAAAAGGCCGGGGTCAAGGTCCATCTGGCCAAGACCGCTGCCGAGGCCAACGAGATGATCGCTCAGATCGCCCGCGAAGAGAACTGCAAGAAGATCGTCAAGTCCAAGTCCATGACCGCAGAGGAGACTCTGCTCAATCATCATCTGGAAGCCGAGAATTTCGATGTGGTCGAGACAGACCTGGGTGAATGGATCATTCAGCTCAGACACGAAGGCCCCTCGCACATGGTCATGCCCGCCATTCACCTGTCGCGCTATCAGGTGGCGGACCTGTTTACCGATGTCACTGGCAAGAAGCAGGAAGTGGACATCGAGAAGCTGGTCAAGGTGGCTCGCCGCGAACTGCGTAGCGAATACATCCAGGCCGACATGGGCATTACTGGTGCCAACTTTGCCGTATGCGAAACCGGCGGCATTGGTCTGATCACCAACGAGGGCAACGCCCGTCTGGTCTCCACCTTGCCGCGTGTCCACGTTACTCTGTGCGGTCTGGACAAGCTGACCCCCACGCTGCATGACGCCTTGCGCATTATCAAGGCCCTGCCGCGTAACGCCACTGGACAGGCCATTACCTCGTACGTGACCTGGATTACCGGCGCCAACGAGTGTGCTCCTGGTCCCGACGGCAAGAAGGTCTCTCATATCATCTTCCTGGACAATGGCCGTTCGGCCATGGCCGAGGACAAGGACTTCCGTCAGATTCTGCGCTGCGTGCGCTGTGGTGCCTGTGCCAATGTCTGTCCGGTCTACCGCCTGGTGGGTGGACACAAGATGGGCCATATCTACATTGGTGCCATTGGCCTGCTGCTGACCTACTTCTTCCATGGCCGTGACAAGGCCAAGAACCTGGTCCAGAACTGCATTAACTGTGGCGCCTGCAAGAGCGTTTGTGCTGCTGGCATCGATCTGCCGCGACTGATCAAGGAAGTGCACGCCCGCATTCAGGATGAGGACGGCCATGCTCTGCCCAGCGTC is part of the Desulfovibrio ferrophilus genome and harbors:
- a CDS encoding acetate kinase translates to MKILVINSGSSSIKYQLLDMENDSVLASGVIECIGLEQGILTHKKAPDTDAAIKIVVEQPIPDHAVGMHLAVDALTHPEHGVITDASEIDGVGHRIVHGGEKFTTPMLVDQSVIDGIREVADLAPLHNLAHLTGIEVAQSIFKCKHVTVFDTAFHQTMPAKAYQYAIPYEIYEELHVRRYGFHGTSHKYVARRTAELLGKPAEDLNIITVHLGNGSSLAAIQGGKCIDTSMGMTPLAGVIMGTRSGNVDPAVLKFIAEKKGLSIQEVEEMLTKRSGLVGICGMSDMRDIHSAIEKGDERAKLALDMVCHRVRQYIGAYWAELGRVDAIVFTAGIGENDDIVRLGVLKGMEPMGVILDEAANAKRAGEWARISTPESKVDVLVVRTNEELEIARETVKFVK
- the ldhH gene encoding L-lactate dehydrogenase (quinone) large subunit LdhH, whose translation is MQDTKNLQGYREDCKEALNDEFLREAMDAFAIAYRTNRANAFADMDERDLIAKIADAKDAGISRLPELYAEFKANAEKAGVKVHLAKTAAEANEMIAQIAREENCKKIVKSKSMTAEETLLNHHLEAENFDVVETDLGEWIIQLRHEGPSHMVMPAIHLSRYQVADLFTDVTGKKQEVDIEKLVKVARRELRSEYIQADMGITGANFAVCETGGIGLITNEGNARLVSTLPRVHVTLCGLDKLTPTLHDALRIIKALPRNATGQAITSYVTWITGANECAPGPDGKKVSHIIFLDNGRSAMAEDKDFRQILRCVRCGACANVCPVYRLVGGHKMGHIYIGAIGLLLTYFFHGRDKAKNLVQNCINCGACKSVCAAGIDLPRLIKEVHARIQDEDGHALPSVLLGKVMKNRKLFHTLLKTAKWGQKPIKKGNTGYIRHLPMIFGKEQDFRALPAVADRAFRDDWEKIKPIVENAKYRVALFSGCVQDFVYPEQMKAGVKVMSGHGADMDFPMGQSCCGLPLTMMGESVAARDVAEQNVKAIDPGKFDYIVTLCASCASHLKHAYPKILGDDPRMADAARRFADKVIDFSSFVYDVLGVRRDDFKDVNVNTKTTYHAPCHLCRGLEVTEAPRQLMVESGLDYIPSAEEDVCCGFGGTFSMKFPEESKELLNKKLNNAAATGAQQLVTDCPGCVMQLRGGAEVRKDGFRVRHIAEALADQKK
- a CDS encoding LutC/YkgG family protein, yielding MTATKNVVETFTTKAGLVSAVVSEVKTLKEAYEYTVDLCDKKEMCQLLVSGCELNLSEGSEKLCEEKTSKIIAAPGMKKQQYSALAKLAEGKGFELIDSGLRKYLAGIDIGFTICDLGIAETGTLVLNSASEDVRLATMVAETHVAVLPKSKLRATSYDAEAEVLEFMKNIPNYLAFITGASRTADIERVLALGVHGPLELHILLWEDK
- a CDS encoding (Fe-S)-binding protein — its product is MADLHKLAIMLQELDDQMVACMKCGMCQAVCPVFAETMNESDVTRGKIALLENLAHEMIADAQGVKEKLNKCLLCGSCAANCPSGVQIMDIFLKGRVIVNGYLGLSPVKKAIFRGMLTKPTLFNALLSFGGKFQGLFTSKVDDLLGSSCSKIMSPLIGDRHFLTLAEKPFRKIASGLDTAPGKSGLKVAFFPGCVVDKMLPHVGEAVLKVMKHHGVGVFLPKGQACCGIPTLSSGDRESFDKLVKLNVKAFRKGKYDALITPCATCTATIKEMWPKFAENYPAELKADVLAMAEKAMDVSQFLVDKVGVKTVDSPTGGTRVTYHDPCHLVKSLGVSAQPRTVLGACKDYDFVEMSEANRCCGNGGTFNLHHYEVSKKIGQRKRDNVVASKADVVATSCPACMMQLTDTLSRNGDRIAVRHAVEIYAESLD
- the pta gene encoding phosphate acetyltransferase, with product MSKSLYITATESRSGKSAIALGVMQMLLNDLRNVAFFRPIINDNVGGRPDHDINLILTHFNLEIPYEDTYAYTLSEARELINAGQHALLLENILNKFKTLESSYDFVLCEGSDFLGKDPAFEFELNADIAANMGAPVILVASGRNKGFKEVVESTQLTIETLEEKGLDLVACIVNRVENGDGAEITGNLKCKIRCEQPLLVYAISEDASLGNPTMGDVSKWLNGQILYGHGRMDTLVQEYVIAAMQVGNFLEYTSAGSLIITPGDREDIILASLASRLSSSYPDVAGILLTGGLQPSTNVHRLIEGWTGVPVPVVSVPDNTFKTTRLLSELYGRIDPEDQRKIASALGNFESCVDVPELSGRLGQTKARRVTPKMFEYNLVAQAKANKMRIVMPEGDCERVLRAADILSRRGVADLVLLGREDNIRAKISNLGLTLENVQIVDPTKSEHLEAYAEAYFEARKHKGILLEDARDRMQDATYFGTMMVQKGDADGMVSGAQNTTAHTIRPAFEFVKTKPGASIVSSVFLMCMKDRVHVYGDCAVNPDPNAEQLAEIALGSAETARVFGVEPRVAMLSYSTGQSGRGEQVDKVKEATRIAQERGVEGVAIEGPLQFDAAVDPDVAKTKMPNSEVAGRATVFIFPDLNTGNNTYKAVQRSSGAVAIGPVLQGLNKPVNDLSRGCTVPDIVNTVAITAIQAQAEKGLI
- a CDS encoding FAD-binding oxidoreductase, with translation MPSDALTKEFQAIVGKENVLESEADRHSYSYDSAVLDPVVPELAVRPTTSEELGKVVRLCNQHGLPLTPRGSGTNLSGGTIPAQGGIVLLTNALNKIVEINEEDLYAVVQPGVVTATFANEVAKRGLFYPPDPGSQAVSTLGGNVAENAGGLRGLKYGVTKDYVMGVDFFDVNGELVKSGSRTVKCVTGLNLSALQVASEGTMGVFNEIILKLVPPPAANKAMMAIFDDIDKASETVASIIAHHIVPCTLELLDNATINYVEDFTKAGLPTSAQAILLIEVDGHAAQVAEEAEKVVELCKKAGAVEVKAAKDEAERNKLWEARRAALPALARAKPTTVLEDATVPRSQIPAMIRAINEIGKKYRLDIGTFGHAGDGNLHPTILCDKRDKEEFHRVEEAVDEIFDVALSLKGTLSGEHGIGLAKSKWLEKETSPATIAYAKALKAAIDPKGILNPGKIIGG